GCTGAGGGCGCGGGGGCGGGGGTGAGGGGGCGGAGGGGGTGAGGGCCCGGGGTGGCGGGGGCGCACGGGTGGGGAGGCTGAGGGCGCGGGGGAGCGGTCCGGGGGACGGCGGTGAGGCCGGGCCCGTGTCGCCGGGGGCGGCGACGGCCTGTGGGCCGTCGCCGCCCCTACGCCTGCGGACCGGCTCTAGCCGAGTACGGAGGCGAGCAGCGCCGCGGTCTCGGCGACGAGGGGCTCGTCCTTCGGTGCGGCCTCGTCGGGCTTGGTGGTCAGGACGGCGAGGACGACGGGCGCGCCGGACGGGGTCCAGGCGATGCCGACGTCGTTGGCCGTGCCGTACTGACCGGAGCCGGTCTTGTCCGCGAGGGCCCAGTCCTGCGGGAGGCCTTCGCGGAAGCGGTGGATGCTGGTGGTGTTGCCCCGCAGCCAGGTGGTGAGCTGGTCGCGCTTGGCGGGCGGGAGGGCGTGGCCGAGCGTGAGGCGGCGGTACGTGCGGGCGATGGCCTGCGGGCTGGTGGTGTCGGTGGTCCGGTCCGGTTCGGCCGTGTTGAGTTCGGGCTCCCAGCGGTCCAGACGGGTGACGTGGTCGCCGATCGAGCGGCAGAAATCGGTGACGGCCGTCGGTCCGCCCAGTTCGCGGAGCAGCAGGTTGCCCGCGGTGTTGTCGCTGTGGTCGATGGCCGCCTTGCAGAGTTCGGCGACGGTCATCCCGTTCGCCAGGTTCCTGGCCTCGCCGGTGACGGGGGCGCCGCCGGACCGCTTGATGTCGGCCTCGGTGTAGTGGATCCGCTTGGCGAGGAACTCGCCGTCGCGGTCGAGGTCGCGCAGGACGGCGGCGACGGCGACGGTCTTGAAGACCGAGCAGATCGGGAAGAGTTCGCCCGCGCGGTAGCGGACCGTGCGCCCGGTGGACAGGTTCCTGGCGAAGACGCCGAGGCGCGCGCCGTGTTGCTGTTCCAGGGCGGAGAGTCGGCGGTGGGTGTCGGGGCCGGTCGCCGCGTGTGCCGATCCGCCGGTCGCGGCCGTGACGGCGACGGCCGCTCCGAGGCCGAGGCCCAGGACGGCGCGGCGGCTGTGACGGGTTGCCGAAGGTCGAGTGTGCATGGTCCCCCTCTGAACGGTTGTCGCGGCACGAGCCGCTTCCTGAGTCACAGGACGCCACAGGCGCACCGATGGTTCGTCAACCATGCGAATCAGCGGGGTGATGGGCAAGGCGACTCAGGGCCGGATGGCCACCGCCGCGTACGCCGCGGCCTCTGCGGCCTCGACGGGGGGCTCGTCCGTCGAGGGGCGCCAGTGCGGGGTCGGGACGACGCCGGGGGCGAGAAGCGTCCAGCCGTCGAAGAAGCGGGTGAACTCGGGCAGGGTGCGGGCCTGGGCGGCGGTGCCGGCGGCCTCGTAGATGCGGACCAGGTCGGCGATGTCCCCGGGCGCGAAGTCGGGGGTGACGTGGCTCATCACCAGCGCGCTGCCCGGGGCGAGGACGGACTTGAGGTGGTCGACGAGCTCGTACGCACCGTGGGCGTCGGGGACGAAGTGGAGCAGCGCGTTGAGCGAGAGCGCGACGGGGCGGCCGAGGTCGATGGTGTCGCGCAGTCCGGGGGCGTCGAGGACGCTCGCGGGGTCGGTGGCGTCGGCCTCGACGTAAGCGGTGCGGCCCTCGGTGGTGCCGGTGAGCAGGGCCTGGGCGTGCGAGAGCACGATCGGGTCGTTGTCGGCGTAGACGACGCGGGCGTGCGGCCGGATGCTCTGGGCGATCTCGTGGAGGTTGGGCGAGGTGGGGATGCCGGTGCCGATGTCGAGGAACTGGTCGAAGCCGGCCTCGGCGAGGGCGCGGGTGGAGCGGTGCATGAAGGAGCGGTTGACGCGGGCGGCGGCGCGCAGCCAGGGGGCGACGGAGAGGGCGTGTCCGGCGGCCTCGCGGTCGGCGGCGAAGTTGGTGAAGCCGCCGAGGTAGTAGTCGTACATCCGGGCCGAGTGCGGCACGTTCAGCCGCAGGTCCACCCCGTCGTAGAGGCCCATGGCGTCTTCCCCTCGGCTTGTCGCTCGCACTGGTCGCTCGCGCCCGGTCGATTGCGCCCGGTCGATTGCTGCCCACGGTTGCTGCCCAGGGTTCGCGGGGGTCAATCGTGGCCTGATCGGTTCAAACAGCCGCCTCAAACAGTCACCAGATCCCATGAGATGACAATCGGTATTCACTGTGCAGCCTGGAGTGACAGGCCTGCTGGAATGAGGATGGTCACGGACAGCCCGAACCGCGGGTGGCCCGGTGTGCAGCCGACGGCCACGGAAAGCAGGCTCGATGACGATCGACAGGGGTGCCCCCGCGCGCGGGTACCGGGGCGGGGCGGCGGTGGAGTGTGCCGGCGGGGCCGGGCCCGAGCGCGTGGCCGGGGCCGACCCCGCGCTCCGCCTGGACCTCACCTACGCCGCGTTCTGCGAGACGCACGAACCGGCGTGGCACGCCCTCGCGTTGACCCGGATAGGCAACCAGGCCGACGCCGTCCTGGTGGTCGAGACGGTCAAGGCGGACCTGGCCCGCTGCTGGCCGCAGGTGCTTCGATTCGAGGAACCGGCCGCCTACGCCTGGCGGTTGGCCAACCGCCACGTGTCGGACTGGGTCGCCGCCGAGGAGCCGGTGGCGGTGGAGGCCGTCACCTTCGCGGCGGTGATCGGCGCGTTCAAACAGGTCGCGAACGGACTGCTGCACAGCGAGGCGGACGAGGTGCGGCTGTACGCCGCGATCCTCGAACTGCCGGACCGGCAACGGGACGTGGTGATCCTGCGGTACCTGCTGGGCCTGCACGTCAAGGTGATCGCGGCCTACCTGGGACGGCCGGTGGCCACGGTGCACTCCAACCTGCGGCACGCCCGCGAGCGGCTGGCCCGCCGGCTCGGGGTGGGCGAACTCCCGGACCGCGGCGGCGAACTGTGATGGACGGACCGGACCGTGGGGGCGGGGAGCGTGCGGTGCGTACCGCGCCTGCGGTGATCCACGTGCCCCGGCCGGAACGGGCCAACGCCGAGCGGATCGCGGCGGTGCGGCGGGCCCGGCTGACGGCCGCGCCGACCCATCTGTCCTCGGAGCACGAGCAGGCCGCCTTCGAACTCGGCCTGGTGGTCGCCCTGGTGCTGGGCGCGCCGGATGCCTCCCGGGGGCTGGACCTGCTGGTGAACGCGCGCCGGATCCAGCCGGAGGGCGCGGAGGTGTTCGGCGCGCTGCTGTACGCCACCGGCAAGGAGGAGGGCGCCGAGTTCTGGTGGCGCTTCGCGGCCGGCTCGGGCAGCGGGACGGCCGCGTACTGCCTGCACCTGCACCACCTGATGCTCGGCGAGACCGACGACGCCGACTACTGGCGGGCCTGGTCGGACCAGCTCGCCACGGCCGAACGCCCGCCCGGGCCAAGGACGTTGCGGTTGAACCGGCCGCTGCTGCCGGAGGACGTGCGGCGCGACATCCTCTCC
The genomic region above belongs to Streptomyces sp. 1331.2 and contains:
- the bla gene encoding class A beta-lactamase, whose product is MHTRPSATRHSRRAVLGLGLGAAVAVTAATGGSAHAATGPDTHRRLSALEQQHGARLGVFARNLSTGRTVRYRAGELFPICSVFKTVAVAAVLRDLDRDGEFLAKRIHYTEADIKRSGGAPVTGEARNLANGMTVAELCKAAIDHSDNTAGNLLLRELGGPTAVTDFCRSIGDHVTRLDRWEPELNTAEPDRTTDTTSPQAIARTYRRLTLGHALPPAKRDQLTTWLRGNTTSIHRFREGLPQDWALADKTGSGQYGTANDVGIAWTPSGAPVVLAVLTTKPDEAAPKDEPLVAETAALLASVLG
- a CDS encoding SAM-dependent methyltransferase; this encodes MGLYDGVDLRLNVPHSARMYDYYLGGFTNFAADREAAGHALSVAPWLRAAARVNRSFMHRSTRALAEAGFDQFLDIGTGIPTSPNLHEIAQSIRPHARVVYADNDPIVLSHAQALLTGTTEGRTAYVEADATDPASVLDAPGLRDTIDLGRPVALSLNALLHFVPDAHGAYELVDHLKSVLAPGSALVMSHVTPDFAPGDIADLVRIYEAAGTAAQARTLPEFTRFFDGWTLLAPGVVPTPHWRPSTDEPPVEAAEAAAYAAVAIRP
- a CDS encoding RNA polymerase sigma factor, which encodes MTIDRGAPARGYRGGAAVECAGGAGPERVAGADPALRLDLTYAAFCETHEPAWHALALTRIGNQADAVLVVETVKADLARCWPQVLRFEEPAAYAWRLANRHVSDWVAAEEPVAVEAVTFAAVIGAFKQVANGLLHSEADEVRLYAAILELPDRQRDVVILRYLLGLHVKVIAAYLGRPVATVHSNLRHARERLARRLGVGELPDRGGEL